The Acinetobacter shaoyimingii DNA segment TTCTTGGTTCAAGACTTTTATCAAAAGACCAAAACACCTCAATCCTCCCCATTTTGGATTATTGATCCAATGGGTTTATTTAGTTTCTCAAGTGAAGTTGCTACAGGCCCGTTAACGCTGTATTTCCCCAATGGGAAAGTGTCTTACCAAGGAACTCGTGATGATAATGGTCGTGAAGTCGGCAAATCGCAAAGTTTTTACACCAATGGTCAATTGGGCTTAGAAAATGAAATGACTGATGAAAAAACTCAACGAACGCTCTGGTACTCAAATGGGACTAAAGCTGCTGAAATGACCCTCAGCAATGATGAAATGAGACAGTTCGAATATAAAGTTTGGGATAACAACGCTCAGTTGGTCGATAACGAGCAACAAAAAGAACGTATTATTGATGCTATTTATACCCAACTCGATGAAGATATTAATTAGAACAAACTATAAGAAACCACGTTTCAGCACGTGGTTTCTTATTTCTTTGATTCCATTAAAAAAGGCGCTTTCTGCGCCTTTTTTATTCAATCTGAATAGACAGATTATTTCTTCGGTGTGTTATCACCAAATAATGGTCCCATACCACCACCGCCACCGAATTTCTTCTGCATGCCACTGAGTGAGCGCATCATTTTTGCCATACCCGATGGATTGGCAAATTTTTTCATCATCTTCGCCATTTGCGCATGCTGTTTAATCAGTTTATTCACTTCAGCAACATCCATACCACAACCTGCTGCGATACGTTTTTTACGACTCGGATTCATCAAGTCAGGGTTACGACGTTCTTTAATGGTCATCGATTGAATAATCGCTTCCATTTTTTTCACTTGCTTTTCAGGGTTAGCTTGCGCAAGTGCATCTTGAATCCCTGAATTGCTCATGCCAGGCAACTTATCTAAGAAGCCCATCATGCCGCCCATTTTATTCATTTGTTCAAACTGCATCAGCATATCTTCAAAGTTGAAGTTACCGCCTTTTTGCAGTTTTTTCGCCATTTTTTCGGCTTTTTCTTTGTCGACTTTACGCTCAAGCTCTTCGACCAGCGACAGCACATCACCCATACCTAAGATACGTTGTGCAACACGCTCAGGATGGAATGGCTCTAAAGCATCAAGCTTTTCGCCCATACCCAAGAATTTGATTGGCTTGCCAGTAATCGCACGAACAGAAAGTGCTGCACCACCGCGCGCATCACCATCTGTTTTGGTGAGGATTACACCGGTCAATGGTAAAGCATCATTAAAGGCTTTTGCTGTATTTGCCGCATCCTGACCCGTCATGGCATCAACCACGAACAAAGTTTCAGTTGGGTTAATCGCAGCATGAAGTTCTTTAATTTCATCCATCATGTCGTCATCAATATGCAGACGACCTGCAGTATCGACAATCAAAACATCGGAGAACTGAATTTTTGCTTGTTCAATGGCACGATTCACGATCGTGATTGGCTTTTCATCTGCTGATGATTCGATGAAGTGTGCCCCAACTTCACCCGCAACAGTTTGTAACTGTTTAATTGCAGCTGGACGGTAAACGTCGGCTGAAACCATTGCAACTTTTTTCTTTTGGCGCTCTTGTAAGAAACGTGCAAGCTTGGCCGCAGTCGTGGTTTTACCTGCACCTTGTAAGCCCGCAAGCAATACAACGACAGGTGGTTTTGCTGCAAGGTCAAGGCTTTCATTCGCCTCACCCATCATTTTGGTCAATTCGTCATGGACGATTTTGACAAAAGCTTGTCCAGGCGAAAGCTGAGACATCACTTCCTGACCCAATGCCTCTTCCTTAACTTTCGCGATAAACTCACGAGTTACAGGCAAGGCAACGTCAGCTTCAAGCAGAGCCATACGTACTTCACGTAACGTATCTTTAATATTGTCTTCGGTCAGTTGCCCTGAGCCAGTAACATTTCTTAAACTCTGCGTGAGTCGTTCTGTTAAGGTATCAAACATTGCAAAATCCGCTTAAAATGGTTGTTGCAAAAAAATCTTTCTTAAAATAGAAAATTTATGCATAAGATGCTATAGGATACTGTAGTTCGCATGGAATTTATATCTCATAACATGAATATTCAGCATCCAGAAAAAGGTTTGACATGATTAGCCTCCCTTTGGTTTATACGATTTTAGCATTAATTGCTTATACCACATCCTTTTGGTATTTGTTTTTACACTTAATGTCAAAACGCGCACCAAACCACTGGTTTATTGGCATTCTATCTGGTCTTGGTCTGTTTTTGCATGGCGTTGTGCTTTATCACGATATGGTGACGCCACTTGGTATCAACTACGATGTGTTTAATCTCATGTCGTTCACGACCGCGCTGATGATGTTACTCAGCCTGTTGTATAGTACCTATCGACCTGTCATTGCCCTGAATTTATTGGGTATTCCCGTTGCAGCGCTGGGTTTAATCCTTGGGTTTACCTTTAGCCAGACCAGTTTAAGTATTGGCAAAAATTCATTTGGTTTAGATATTCATATTATTTTATCGCTATCTGCTTATGCAGTTTTACTCATGGCAACTATTCATGCTGTTTTGCTTTGGTTACAAGATCGAGAACTCAAAAACAAACAGAAAAAACGTGTTTGGGTGAGCTTTTTACCTTCTTTCCAAGCCATGGAATCGTTGTTATTTGACATGCTGATCACGGGTTTCTTGTTGCTCACTGCCGCATTGGTATTTGGTTTCTTTACCATCAATGATTTCTTTGGACAACATTTAGCACATAAAACAGCGTTTAGTATTGTGTCTTGGTTTGTTTATGGTTCATTACTATTCGGACATTACAAATTTGGCTGGCGTGGACAAAAAGCGATTCGTTTCACCATTCTAGGTTTTGTCTTACTGGGCATTGGTTTTATTGGA contains these protein-coding regions:
- a CDS encoding toxin-antitoxin system YwqK family antitoxin; amino-acid sequence: MISIYSTKQKPTQQLKNHSIGLISAAIIGFSVLFSGCTSISTASNIPQNIQQQLSTQQPIISYFSPTPNEQDCGCASSIDQSYSMVPIEDGYYRSLLGRDQAGRFLVQDFYQKTKTPQSSPFWIIDPMGLFSFSSEVATGPLTLYFPNGKVSYQGTRDDNGREVGKSQSFYTNGQLGLENEMTDEKTQRTLWYSNGTKAAEMTLSNDEMRQFEYKVWDNNAQLVDNEQQKERIIDAIYTQLDEDIN
- a CDS encoding cytochrome C assembly family protein — protein: MISLPLVYTILALIAYTTSFWYLFLHLMSKRAPNHWFIGILSGLGLFLHGVVLYHDMVTPLGINYDVFNLMSFTTALMMLLSLLYSTYRPVIALNLLGIPVAALGLILGFTFSQTSLSIGKNSFGLDIHIILSLSAYAVLLMATIHAVLLWLQDRELKNKQKKRVWVSFLPSFQAMESLLFDMLITGFLLLTAALVFGFFTINDFFGQHLAHKTAFSIVSWFVYGSLLFGHYKFGWRGQKAIRFTILGFVLLGIGFIGSKFVLEMILGR
- the ffh gene encoding signal recognition particle protein, whose translation is MFDTLTERLTQSLRNVTGSGQLTEDNIKDTLREVRMALLEADVALPVTREFIAKVKEEALGQEVMSQLSPGQAFVKIVHDELTKMMGEANESLDLAAKPPVVVLLAGLQGAGKTTTAAKLARFLQERQKKKVAMVSADVYRPAAIKQLQTVAGEVGAHFIESSADEKPITIVNRAIEQAKIQFSDVLIVDTAGRLHIDDDMMDEIKELHAAINPTETLFVVDAMTGQDAANTAKAFNDALPLTGVILTKTDGDARGGAALSVRAITGKPIKFLGMGEKLDALEPFHPERVAQRILGMGDVLSLVEELERKVDKEKAEKMAKKLQKGGNFNFEDMLMQFEQMNKMGGMMGFLDKLPGMSNSGIQDALAQANPEKQVKKMEAIIQSMTIKERRNPDLMNPSRKKRIAAGCGMDVAEVNKLIKQHAQMAKMMKKFANPSGMAKMMRSLSGMQKKFGGGGGMGPLFGDNTPKK